One Peromyscus leucopus breed LL Stock chromosome 2, UCI_PerLeu_2.1, whole genome shotgun sequence DNA window includes the following coding sequences:
- the Actl7a gene encoding actin-like protein 7A, with protein sequence MSLESMWAPQAADIGDGPAKKAGNQASMQTQLLQTASLKDGPAKRAVWVRRDSAETEASAKSNGSKDRPKLGVTKAVVVDLGTGFCKCGFAGLPKPTHKISTTVGKPYMETAKTGDNRKETFVGHELLNPEIHLKLVNPLRHGIIVDWDTVQDIWEYLFRQEMKIAPEEHAVLVSDPPLSPHTNREKYAEMLFETFNTPAMHIAYQSRLSMYSYGRTSGLVVEVGHGVSYVVPIYEGYPLPSITGRLDYAGSDMTAYLMSLMNSSGKYFTEDHISIVENIKTKCCFVALDPIEEKKIPPSEHEIHYTLPDGKDIRLGQERFLCSEMFFKPSLIKSMQLGLHTQTVSCLNKCDIALKRDLMGNILLCGGSTMLKGFPNRLQKELSSMCPNDLPQVNVLPERDTAVWTGGSILASLQGFQPLWVHRFEYEEHGPFFLYRRCF encoded by the coding sequence ATGTCTCTGGAGAGCATGTGGgctccacaggcagcagacatAGGGGATGGGCCTGCCAAGAAAGCCGGCAACCAGGCCTCCATGCAGACACAGCTCCTCCAGACTGCCTCCCTAAAGGATGGCCCAGCAAAGAGGGCAGTATGGGTTCGTCGGGACAGTGCCGAGACAGAAGCCTCCGCTAAGTCAAATGGGTCGAAGGACAGGCCCAAGTTAGGGGTGACCAAAGCAGTGGTTGTGGACCTTGGCACTGGCTTCTGTAAATGTGGCTTTGCTGGCCTGCCAAAGCCCACTCATAAGATCTCAACAACAGTGGGCAAGCCCTACATGGAGACAGCCAAGACTGGGGATAATCGCAAAGAGACCTTTGTGGGGCACGAGCTCCTTAACCCAGAAATACATCTCAAGCTGGTCAACCCCCTGCGTCATGGTATCATTGTGGACTGGGACACAGTACAGGACATCTGGGAATACCTCTTCCGACAGGAGATGAAGATCGCCCCAGAGGAGCATGCAGTCCTGGTTTCAGACCCACCCCTGAGCCCTCACACGAACAGAGAGAAGTATGCTGAGATGCTCTTTGAGACCTTCAACACACCTGCAATGCACATCGCCTACCAATCCCGCCTGTCCATGTACTCATACGGTCGCACCTCCGGCCTGGTGGTGGAGGTTGGCCATGGTGTGTCCTATGTGGTTCCCATCTATGAGGGTTATCCTTTGCCTAGCATCACGGGGAGGCTAGACTATGCAGGATCTGACATGACGGCCTACCTGATGAGCTTGATGAACAGCTCTGGAAAATACTTCACTGAGGACCATATCAGTATTGTGGAGAACATCAAGACAAAATGCTGCTTCGTGGCCCTAGATCCCATTGAGGAGAAGAAAATCCCTCCCAGTGAACATGAGATCCATTATACTCTGCCTGATGGGAAAGACATCCGTCTGGGCCAGGAGAGGTTCCTCTGCTCAGAGATGTTCTTCAAGCCATCTCTGATCAAGTCCATGCAGCTGGGCCTCCACACCCAGACAGTGTCCTGCCTTAACAAGTGTGACATCGCACTCAAACGAGACCTCATGGGGAACATCCTGCTCTGTGGGGGAAGCACTATGCTCAAGGGTTTCCCTAACCGCCTGCAGAAGGAACTGAGCAGCATGTGTCCCAATGACCTGCCACAGGTGAACGTTCTGccggagagagacactgcagtgtGGACTGGTGGCTCTATCCTGGCCTCGCTCCAGGGTTTCCAACCACTGTGGGTTCACCGCTTTGAGTACGAGGAACATGGGCCTTTCTTCCTCTACAGAAGGTGCTTCTGA
- the Actl7b gene encoding LOW QUALITY PROTEIN: actin-like protein 7B (The sequence of the model RefSeq protein was modified relative to this genomic sequence to represent the inferred CDS: inserted 1 base in 1 codon), with the protein MATKNSPSPKPMGTAQGDPGEAGTLPVPEAGIRDTGSTQLKMKPKKIRKIKALVIDLGSQYCKCGYAGEPRPTYFISSTVGKRSAELAADAGDTFKETYVGHELLNMEASLKLVNPLKHGVVVDWDCIQNIWEYIFHTAMKILPEEHAVLVSDPPLSPSSNREKYAELMFETFGIPAMHVTSQALLSIYSYGKTSGLVVESGHGVSHVVPISEGDLLPGLPSRVDYAGCDLTNYLMQLLNEAGHKFSDDHLHIIEHIKKKCCYAALQPEEEMSLGLEELHVDYELPDGKVITIGQERFRCSEMLFKPSLVGYTQPGLPELTADCLGRCQDTGFKEEMAANVLLCGGCTMLDGFPERFQRELSLLCPXESPTVAAAPERKTSVWTGGSILASLQAFQQLWVSKEEFEERGCAAIYSKC; encoded by the exons ATGGCGACAAAGAACAGCCCTAGCCCTAAGCCCATGGGCACAGCCCAGGGCGACCCTGGAGAGGCAGGAACACTGCCAGTCCCTGAGGCTGGCATCCGGGACACAGGTTCCACTCAACTGAAGATGAAGCCCAAGAAAATACGCAAGATCAAGGCGCTGGTCATTGACTTGGGTTCCCAGTACTGCAAGTGTGGCTACGCTGGAGAGCCAAGGCCCACCTACTTCATCTCCTCTACTGTGGGCAAGCGCAGCGCGGAGCTGGCAGCAGACGCTGGAGACACCTTCAAGGAGACTTACGTGGGCCATGAGTTGCTCAACATGGAGGCATCTCTGAAGCTGGTTAACCCACTGAAGCACGGCGTTGTGGTGGACTGGGATTGCATCCAGAACATCTGGGAGTACATCTTCCACACCGCCATGAAGATCCTCCCGGAAGAGCACGCGGTGCTGGTGTCCGACCCTCCGCTCAGCCCCAGCAGCAACCGAGAAAAGTACGCGGAGCTCATGTTCGAGACCTTTGGCATCCCCGCCATGCACGTGACCTCCCAGGCGTTACTGTCCATCTACTCATATGGCAAGACCTCCGGGCTGGTGGTGGAGAGCGGGCACGGCGTGTCACATGTGGTGCCCATCTCCGAGGGGGACCTGCTGCCGGGCCTGCCCAGCCGTGTAGACTATGCCGGCTGCGACCTCACCAATTATCTCATGCAGCTGCTCAATGAGGCAGGTCACAAGTTCTCGGATGATCACCTGCACATCATAGAACACATCAAGAAGAAGTGCTGCTATGCCGCGctgcagccagaggaggagatgAGCCTGGGCCTTGAGGAGCTGCATGTAGACTACGAGCTCCCGGACGGCAAGGTCATCACCATCGGCCAGGAGCGCTTCCGCTGCTCCGAGATGCTCTTCAAGCCCTCTCTGGTGGGCTACACCCAGCCGGGCCTCCCGGAGCTCACGGCTGACTGCCTGGGCCGCTGCCAGGACACTGGCTTCAAGGAGGAGATGGCCGCTAACGTGCTGCTGTGCGGTGGCTGCACCATGCTGGATGGCTTCCCCGAGCGCTTCCAGAGGGAGCTGAGTCTCCTCTGCC GGGAGAGCCCCACGGTGGCCGCTGCTCCCGAGAGGAAGACGTCGGTGTGGACCGGCGGCTCCATCCTGGCCTCGTTGCAGGCCTTCCAGCAGCTTTGGGTCAGCAAGGAGGAGTTTGAGGAGCGGGGCTGCGCAGCCATCTACAGCAAGTGCTAA